From Diadema setosum chromosome 5, eeDiaSeto1, whole genome shotgun sequence, the proteins below share one genomic window:
- the LOC140228360 gene encoding probable vesicular acetylcholine transporter-B, producing MQMPTIPAFNMDDTKERMTEFIGTAKTRIKNPVTQKRFILVIVCIALLLDNMLYMVIVPIIPDYLRSIGAWEVETTSQAKYNESIYGNWSNSTQDTSVEYKNEDVAIGILFASKAIVQLFINPFSGTLIDKIGYDIPMMIGLVVMFIATTVFAFGKNYGVLFFARSLQGVGSAFADTSGLAMIADRFTSEEERSRALGIALAFISFGCLVAPPFGGILYEFAGKVVPFMILALISLSDGFMLLFVVKPYAERRWQMPRGTPIYKLILDPYIAVAAGALSMSNVALAFLEPTMSLWMEDTMQAVSWQTGIIWLPAFFPHVIGVIITVKLAARSPHQQWLMAAIGMAIIGLSTFIVPFCKTFGVLILPLCGICFGIALVDTALLPILGYLVDVRHNPVYGSVYAIADISYSLAYAIGPILAGQIVQGVGFLNLNVIIGVFTLAYVPMLFLLRKVYDMKPQSHEDTILLTEEPATGLYQAVKDEYKRNQQDGSGKSYTQYDGFGMEKLGNGRLDGAFEMEKSESSDNINGYAGSRTDSGKKAKIPYVHKVVARQQDYSSLSEQED from the coding sequence ATGCAGATGCCAACGATACCAGCGTTCAACATGGATGATACCAAGGAACGGATGACGGAGTTTATCGGAACAGCCAAGACCAGGATCAAGAACCCGGTGACTCAGAAAAGATTTATCTTGGTGATTGTGTGCATAGCTCTACTGTTGGACAATATGCTCTATATGGTGATAGTTCCTATCATCCCTGACTATCTTCGGTCAATAGGAGCCTGGGAGGTAGAAACCACAAGCCAAGCGAAGTACAACGAGTCCATCTACGGCAACTGGTCCAATTCTACCCAAGATACATCGGTAGAGTATAAAAACGAAGACGTTGCCATTGGAATTCTCTTTGCCTCCAAGGCTATTGTCCAGCTGTTTATAAATCCTTTTTCGGGCACTTTGATCGACAAGATAGGATACGACATCCCAATGATGATAGGATTGGTGGTTATGTTCATTGCGACTACTGTTTTCGCATTCGGAAAGAATTACGGGGTGCTCTTCTTCGCTCGAAGTTTACAGGGAGTTGGATCTGCCTTTGCGGATACTTCAGGCTTAGCCATGATTGCAGATAGATTTACCTCGGAGGAGGAGCGAAGCCGTGCGCTAGGAATAGCGTTGGCATTCATTTCCTTTGGGTGTCTTGTAGCGCCACCTTTTGGAGGTATTCTCTACGAGTTCGCAGGAAAGGTTGTTCCTTTTATGATTCTTGCTTTAATATCTCTTTCCGATGGTTTTATGTTGCTCTTCGTTGTGAAACCATACGCAGAGAGAAGATGGCAAATGCCGAGGGGAACACCAATCTACAAGTTGATCCTGGATCCCTATATTGCCGTTGCGGCTGGGGCGTTATCCATGTCAAACGTCGCATTAGCGTTCCTGGAACCCACCATGTCCCTTTGGATGGAGGACACCATGCAGGCAGTCAGTTGGCAGACTGGAATCATCTGGTTACCAGCATTCTTCCCACATGTCATCGGTGTTATCATCACAGTGAAACTTGCGGCTCGATCACCCCATCAGCAGTGGTTGATGGCTGCTATTGGTATGGCCATTATTGGATTAAGTACATTCATTGTCCCGTTCTGCAAAACTTTCGGTGTATTAATCCTCCCTCTCTGCGGCATCTGCTTCGGTATTGCCTTGGTGGACACTGCTCTTCTCCCTATTCTGGGCTACCTTGTCGATGTTCGCCACAATCCTGTCTATGGGAGTGTCTACGCCATCGCCGACATATCATACTCGCTAGCTTATGCCATCGGCCCTATCCTTGCCGGCCAGATTGTTCAAGGCGTGGGTTTCCTCAACCTCAATGTGATCATTGGGGTCTTCACCCTCGCGTACGTGCCAATGCTGTTCCTTCTTCGCAAAGTCTATGACATGAAGCCTCAGTCCCATGAGGATACCATTCTTCTTACAGAGGAACCAGCCACAGGGCTTTACCAGGCCGTCAAGGACGAATACAAACGTAACCAGCAGGATGGCAGCGGTAAGTCGTACACTCAGTACGATGGCTTTGGCATGGAGAAACTCGGCAACGGAAGGCTAGATGGAGCCTTTGAGATGGAAAAGTCAGAGTCAAGCGACAATATCAACGGTTATGCTGGCTCACGGACAGATAGTGGTAAAAAGGCCAAGATTCCATATGTTCACAAGGTTGTAGCTAGACAACAGGATTACAGCTCATTATCTGAGCAGGAAGACTGA